The Oryza sativa Japonica Group chromosome 11, ASM3414082v1 DNA window CAGGCCTAATCTCATCCAGCTCAAAATTAATACATTGTGCTATACATTTGTAGATTAATTTTCTCTCAAAAAATTGTAGaatgtaaatatattataaattacattgtaacttgcatgtaattggTATGTAACTTTCATATGATTATTATGAATAGTTAGATTTGCTTTAAAATTCGTGCGAGTgacaaagggaaaaaaaatcccaatgCACGTAAGGGGTGAGGAGATTTAATCCCACGACCTCCACTTCATAAAATAGCATGTTACCGcaggatttttttaaaagttccATACAACTTATATTCTATAAACATATAAGTTATATCTCTACGTTTCTTTTCGTTTGACACCGGTTAGTTCAAAATTGCACTAATCAATATCATTCATTTGGAAACAAAAGTAGTATtatggattcttttttttaaaacacagTACAAATGTGGTGTCCACAACGCATGCACACTCACTCTTATAAACACATACGCACATCGTACCCCTATGAGCACATCTGaaaagactgggccggcatatTTTACTGTCGATGGATACGTCACCTActactgaaaaaataattagccgtaaataagAGCACCCGTGTTAAACTTAGGATTTGATCCCGAGTGGATATAAGGCCCAATGTAATTATTCTATGATTATATCATACttacatttaatttttttagaaagttTATTAATAAATATACAATATATACATAGCCCGAGATTAATTCCTCGGGTATGACAGAAAGCACATCCATCAATTTGCatgtgccaaaattttagttCACTTTGGTGGCCTATTACACTTTGATGGGCCAAAATTTGGTCCATCCAAACTAGGTCTAATTGACCAATAACTCTGAGAGGAATTGAGCCTCACAAATGGGGCAACGAAGAGCACTGGAACCTTCGTTTCATACCATaggtcattttaattttttcctaagtcaatttttttaggtttgatcaaattaataaaaaaatattgtaatattttcaacacaaaacaaagaaactaccaaaatatataacatGTTCAATATTAGATGTAATGAAACATAtaaatgttattatatttttttataaatttggtcagaCTTTTAAGTAGTTtggtttaaaaaagtcaaaaaaaattataatatgcAACGAAGGGAGTAATAAATTTCAAAAGGTTGGTATAGAAATTCAATGTTTCATGGTTTGATCTGCATAAAACTATAGGTAGATTCTCATCCATAACCAAAAGAAACATCTATCACAAATCAAAACGACATGAGCTCTATGGATCGACAAACTTGCCCAAAATACATTACCAGATGGAGCAATATTTACAGAACTAACAGATCATCATCCCAGAGAGAATGAATCCGAGTTAACCAAGGGGCCAAAAGAGATCAAAGCATATGGTTGGTATATTAGGTCCAACTAGATTACCTGCACTTCTAAATCCATTATTTGGGCACTACAGTTACAAATTCTGTCTAGATCATTTCGTCAGTTCTAAACCGCCCCTATGAGGCTGAGACTGCAAGAATAGGGCATGCTTGTCACAGCAGATTAAGCACCAACGCTCTGAGTAGCAGTAGATCCTGGAGAGCCCAACTTTAAAACGCTACTCGAAACTGAAACCTGTCAAAGAAAATGTAGGGTAAGTTCACAATCTGAGGCAGTAAGCATCATCTGCAGATATTACAATGTTCAGTTGCTTGACAGTAAATTTAAATACCGGAACAGATTGTGAACTATGAAGAGAGGGGATGATCTAATCTTATCTAAATATATGTCTGGGACTTAACCGATCAGATGTGGGGGAGAAATATTTACTCCGGTTAATGACTTAACCGATCAGATGTGGGggagaaatatttactcccggttaatAACACCAACCGATACTAAAGATCTAAATGATCATTTAACCGGGAGTAAATGATAATCTTTATCCCAGTTGGTAGTATCAACCTgaactaaagatcctcggccccctgacatgCCTCTGACAgaggatgaaccgggactaaagatgatcctttaagatcaaaatttttttaaccggcatttttagtcccggtttttaatgtgAAATTTGATCGACCTACGaaaaatggtttctccacccATGAACACACGCCCAAATAGTCAAATACATTACCAGATGTGTGTACTATTAAACATTACTGGCGGAGAAATGTTGATTAAAGCAAGATAGCAGATTCATCATCCCCGAGAGAATGGATCCGAATTAACTAGCATAGTTCCAACTAGATTACCTGCCCTTCTTAATTCCGTCTACTACAGATTCTTACTAGGTCATTGTCAGTTCTAAACCGTTCGTGTGGCTAAGAACTGACATAGGATATACTAACTCCATCCCATAATACAGCAACCATCTCAGTTGTCACAGCACTGAACAGTAAATAGACTAGTAGATTCATGTACAGCCCAATTTTTGAACCCTACTCGAAACTGAAACCTGCAAGAGAAAATGCAGTCAGTTCATAGTCAGAGCATCAACTGagcaattaaaatgtgcaattCCAAGAAACTCATAATAAGGTAACAGACtacaaaaatagtttttttttaataaaaacatgGTTAGCAATTTGTTTCATATAACCCTACTTAAGGAAAAATGTTTCATAAACAAGCATCTATATGCAAAACAATTATGCCactaaaatatataattatatagtatTTCAAGTATATACTCACAGAGTAGGCCTAAAACACATTCCTAGGCTACGCTATCTCTCCCACTGCACGATGgcagaaaaaaaagatgataaTGTGATAATGTGAACCCCAGCAGTAAAGATACGTTAACTAGTTAAGTAAACCCACAAATGGTCATGCTATCAGCAATCAACGGTTGAGGAGAAGGTAGCTAATTGTCTATGTAAACCCACATACGATCTTTGTATAAGCATTATACACAAAAATAATGGGCCATACACAAATCGATGATAGACATGTAACTAAGGTTTTATGAAAAGTGTTGCTCCGAAAACCTGGGTTTCCTTGAAATAAATAGTGAAACCTAGGGGGTTTTATGAACCTCCAAAACCAAGATTTTGTGAAATGTACTAAAAGAAAGGTGAAATTCACTTGATCAGCATGCAGCTCAATTAATAACAGTAATACGTTCTAGTAGTAAGTAGTAACATAAAGATGACACAAAAATATGATTAATGATCATGAACCATTTCCCATTTTCCACCTGCTCTCAACAAAAAAGTTCATCAGCCTAAATTACCCCCTCACAAACACAGACCAACCATGTTTTCTCACAAGTCATAACATCCGAGCTACAATCAAAACATAAATCAGTCGAAGGCGTTTCATTCACAAGGAACTATTGAAGCCATCAATCGGATAAAGGAAATAGCTGGACATGGACATGGCAAGAATGGTTTTCTTCATAAATGTGCAACCAGtacaaagaagaaaaataactcAAATTATTGAGCATGTGAGACTACAGGTTTATAAACTGATGAAAACAAGGCCCATGTAAGAAAGTATTTTCACAGTATTATAAAAGAAAACGAAGGTGGAAAATAAAATGTGTTATTGCTTACAATTACTGATTgttaagttataaaaaaaaatacaatcgtGCTGCTTCGGAACTAGTAATCAGCAAGCCAATAAATTATCAGCACAAGTCAAATATTGAAAACTATTCAACACATCACCCTACTGTTTATGCGTTGTACTTGACAATAAAATGACCGTACATAGCTTTATGCATACAATCTGCCAACACAACAGATTAGATTGAGCTCCACGTTCCCACCAAATGCAGTGCAggatttttcattttcttttcaatttcgtACAGCTATCTCTTGATTTTCTAACAAAGTAGGAGTTTCTACATTATTTGCTTTCTTTCATAAATATGAACCTGGAggaaaattttagaaatatagAAACAATGAACAGTGTTGCTAGTTATCTTAcgaatattaaatgtagacagGAACTTCAAAACTTTGGTAACTCTCTCATCAATCACTCCACATTTGACTACGACTGACTTAAGATGCTCTGGTATTGCAGATGACCTCTCCGTTTGATTATAGCTTCCTTTCATTTCCAATATATGTTCAGATTCCTGCAAACAATAACAGTGAcaaaaaataacaataaaacAGTTGGCCAAGATCAATCAATGTAATGTAATAAATGTAAATATGTAGCGGTTTTCTATTTAGAATATATGTACCTGACAAAAAAGCTCAAGAGTGAGTTTCTCTAGAACTGGTGAGTGTCGAAGGATGCAAGTTATTCCATGCAAGTCGAAGGCCACGTAGAAGGAGTCAATGAGTAACAAAGTCTTCAAGTTACTAAATGTAGGGCACCGCATCATGTCTCTTTTGAAAACAAACTGGACAAAATAGACACAGAAGAGATCCATAAAAACTCGATGTTAACAATGATTTAAGAACTCCCTTGTGGTGGCCTTGCATGCAAAAAAGGTTATTGCAATTGTTAATTACGAATATCCAGTGGTGGGTACACATAGATTCTGCATAGGAAAGATAGAAGTGTAAGCATAGCGATACCTCTTGATTCTGAGCTACCAACATCAAACTCCTAGCCTGTGATAAAGCTTGCAGAAGCATTCTGTTGGTGTTACTATAACAAAGCTCACAATCGTCATGAGGGCATTCCTCGGAGTCAGCATTACCACTTGTACAAGTTAACCAATCCCCAGAGTCACCGGTTACACTGACAAATGCTTTCACTAATAGCGGCATAACCTCAAACACAGGAGTCCGGCAGCGATAATCTTGTAGCCACAGGGAAAGTAGATTCGGCACATCAATACGAATTCGGACATTTTCGCTGAAAGTGCAATGAGTAAGGTTGAGGTGTTTCAGGGACTGGGAAGAGATCCTCTTGGCATCTGACAACTCGGAGGAGACAATCTCTAAATTTTCTAGCACCGGACAGCTAGAGAAATCAAGGAAACTGTGCATCAATATCACAAAACGAAGCTCTAGCTTCACCAAGTGCCGGGAGACGAAAGGCAGGTCGTGTAGCTCGAGGCCGAAGACATTCAGCCGGAGCACCCGGACTTGGCACAGCAGGGCATGCCGGAACCAGAGGTTCATGCTGCGGTTGTCTCCCTCGGCCAAATCGATGGAACCTAGCTCAAACGTGTCGAGGGGCGCGCCCCCGCGGAGGAGCAGCAGGTGGTGCACGAAATCATGGAGCTTTTCCACACCGTAGCCTTCGGAGATGCGCAGGCCCGTGGCGGACTTCCAGAGGTGGCGCCAGCGCCGTGCGAGCAGGCACGTCCGCACGGCGTCCGGCGCCGGCAGGAACCCGAGGATGTGGTGGAGGACCCCATCCGGAAGGCATCCAATCCgatcctcgtcggcgccgccgcttcgAGATGGGGATCCCTTAACCCTTTTCCCCGTCTCCCCTGGAcgcattccgtcgaacaggtGGCGGGCGTCGCGTTCGCAGAGCAAGAAACGTCCACAACGCAAGGGACGATGCAACGGGGGGAGAGAGCGGGTGAGGATGAGAGACGGTACAAatgcctcgccgccggcagcctccCTCGCCGGAGCTGAGGCAGAAGGTAAATCCAGCTATGACCTATGAGTGAGGCATTGAGTCCTCGCCGCCTCGGCTGGACGGAAGAAAAGGCGGAGACACGAAGTCAAGAAAGGATAAACGGGATGGGCCAGATTTCCGACCCATTACCTCTCTTTGGGCTGTCAAGTCCCACATTTGGCCCATGCAAGGGGCCCAACCTTTGAGAATGTCGGCCCAATCCCATCCGGCATGATCCATAATtttgaggaataagttcacttcatgaccctcaaatgtgatcgaaatctaatccatgaccctaaactacaaaaccggatatctcaacccccaaactcctaaaaccggtgcaatttaactcccttGGCGGTTTTAGGAGGctgttttgctgacgtggcgccacgtggcgcctacgtggcaatatTGACCGAGTTTTTCTTACACATGGTGTTGACGTGACACTTACGTAGcggtagaaataaaaaatatgcatggggcccattagtcattcacacaaaaaaatgtaggcccactgacatgtgggccgacatgtggggcccacatgtcagtccttcttcctcctccctcgctcccttctctctctttctcttcccttctctcCCCTTTGGCTGGTGGCGCGCGGGGACAGCGAGAGCGGCCAATGgcgggcagccggcggcggctgcgttcGGTAGCGTGGGACGGGggccagcagcggcggcgggcgggcgagcgGGAGCGCGCAGCGGTGGCGGGAGGGGGCCAGGGGCCGGTGagcctcctcccccaccaccaccgccaccatcacCAGATCTAGCCAAGTCAAAACCCGCCGCCAGACAAGCACGGGGAGCTTGGCCTCGGACGGTGGCGAAGGAGTAGTCGAGGCAGAGGAGCGCAGAGACGTTGGGGAAGATGGCGCGGTCATGGGAGGCGGTGTCGGTGGACGCGGCGCCATGCCGCGTCGTGCTCCTCCTCACCGTCCATGGCcgccgagagagaggggggttAGCAAGCCTCCTCCACACTACCACTgttgccaccaccgccacctcgcccatcctccgcgccgccgcgggatCTCCGTGCCTAGCCTCGGCGCCGCTACCGGATATCCGCCGTGCTGCTGTCGCGGCTGCCACCGCCACAGCTCTACTGTCGCGGCTGCCACTGCCGCCACTaccgaacgccgccgccgtgggatggcaatgccgccgccgccggatgccgACGCCGCTCGCTCTCTTTGTCCCTGCGCGCCACCggccgaaggggaagaaggggagagaaagagagagaagggagagagggaggaggaaggtctaacatgtggaccccacatgtcagtaggcctacatttctttttgtgtgaatgactaatgggtcccacgcatattttttatttctaccgTCACGTAGGTGCCACATCAACTCCACATGTAacgaagactcggtcaatactgccacgtaggcaccacgtgGCACCACGTTAGCAAAACCGCCTCCCAAAACCGtctagggagtcaaattgcaccggttttaggagtttgggggtcgagatatccggtattgtaatttagggtcatggattagatttcgatcacattTGAGAgtcatgaagtgaacttattcctaatttTGATCCATGAGCTATGACGTATGGGTGCCaccgtctcttttttttttaactgtaaTATGTAATGCTCCACTCTAGTCAGCACGCCGTGCGAAAGTGTTGTACGATAAAATCATCGTCCAAACGATAGGCTTGTTCATTTTGTTGTCAATTTTAACCTTATCAAACTTTGGaaataccaaattttgatatgttttgatattgtcaaattttgttAGCGTTGGATGTATTTAGTTTGAtatactttttaaaattttgatagtgTTTTTATAAGAGGAAAGTTTCAAAACTATCAAATCATGGTAGGATGGCATTGGTAGAATACTTTTAGCTTGTtatcttaccaaaatttagtaataaTATCAAATGATGGTagggttgaaacttgaaagtggCAATAAAAGTGAACAGGCCTTATGACTTGATTTACACCAATTTACTcatttttaatagttgaggaCACTCTATTCCCGATTCGGTTTTGTGATTAAGGGATGTTTCAGTGGACTTTTTCCAGCATGATTTGGTCCATCCAAACTAAGGCGAACCGACCATGTTCCGGGATGAATTTGGCCTCACAAATGGATCATCTAATATTATCAATATAATAATGATCTTTcctctaaaaaaaatggatcatcTTATAGCATTAGATTATGGTCTGGCCCGTATGCACATAACATTTTGCAGCATCACAGGGAAGTAGGCTTGTCCAAAATGAACACGGCCTGAGCTGAGCCAGGCCACAAACACgtaaataaaattcaaaaagtTTGTAGAAATTCAATGTTTCATGGTTTAATCAGCAGAAAACTCCAGGTACGTTCTCATCCACAGATCAACAAACATGCCCAAAATACATTACAAGATGTGCATACCATTAAACATTTGAGGCGGAGCAATATTTACAGACCTTGGATATGCTATTGCTAAAGGTTAGCAGATTCATCATCCCTGAGTTAATGAATCTGAGTTAACCAAAGAGTCCAAAAGACATAGCATAGCATAGTTGGTATGTTAGGTCCAACCAGATTACCTGCACTTCTAAATCCCTTTTTAGGGCCCTGCAATTACAAATTCTGACTAGGCCATTTTGTCAGTTCTAAACCGTCCCTATGACGAAAACTGACGTGATACCTGTAGTCAGAATAGGGCACCATTGTCACAGTAACAGCAACTTAAGCACCAACACTCTGAATAGTAATGAGTAGTACATCCATGGACAGCCCAATTCTTAAACCCTACTCGAAACTGAAACCTGCCAAAGAAAATGAAGGGTAAGTTCGCAGTCTGAGCAGCAACTAAATTGTTCAGTTACTTGACAAGAAACTTAAAGTACCGGAACATACtacaaatccacaaaaaaaaaaatcccatgttCAACAATTTGTTTCATATAACACTATGCTTTAAGGCAAAATGTTTCATAGAACATCATATTTCTGCAAAGTATCCATGCCATTATAGTAGTATATGGTAGCCCCGAATTACACATTCCTAGGCTACAATGTGAGATGGCAAAGATGATAATGTGAATCCCAGTAGCAGTCATAAAACACATGTCTGCCGGTAAATACATTTCTCGACTTCTCTTTCCCCGGCCGCAGGCTGTGGCAGAGAGTCAGTAAAGGTCTTTCCCAGCAGACAGTTAGCCAGCAAAGGCAACTTTTCCTGGCAGAACGAGCGTCCTAAACCTATGTTATGGCGCAGCAACCAACGCTTGAAAATAAGTTCAATACAGTGCATTACTGCTCACAGTCATTAATTATCAAAtgcagaaagaaagaaaaattttgCTGCTGTTTAGAATTAAACAGCGAGCCAATAAATTATCAGCACAAGTAAGATATTCAAAACTATTCGACCTATGAGCTTACCGCTTATACAATGTACGTACTTCACAATAAATAGATACTATACAGCTTTATGCATACTATCTGCCAACATAACATAAATCATTAGATTGAGTTTCACGCTTCCACCAAATGCAGGGCAtgatttttcattttctttacaATTCGGTACTCTAGTCTTATCTCTTGATCTTCTGACAAAGTAGGAGTTTTTACACTATTTGCTTTCTTTCACATATATGAAGTTGAAGGAAAAATCCAGAAATATAGAAAGAATGAATAGTGTCAATAGTTATCTTACGGATATTAAATGTAGATAGGAACTTCAAAACTTTGATAACTCTCTCTTCAATCGCTCCACATTTTACTACCACTAACTTAAGATGTTCTGATATTGCAGATGACTTCTTCGTTTGGATATAACTTCCTTTCATTTCCACCTTATTTTTAGTCCCCTGAAATAATAACAGTAACAAAATAACAATAAAACATTTGGCCAAGATAAATCCGCGTTATGTAATAATTGTAACCAGGAAGCAATTTTCCATTTAGAATATATACCATGCCACGAAACTTGAGAGTGAGCTTCTCTAGAATAGGTGAGTGCTGAAGGATGCAGCTAAGTGCCTCAAAGTCGATATCCGCAGATTGACAAAGTCTTCAACCTGCTAAATATAGGGCATTGCTGCCAGTACCTATTGGAATTAAACTGCACAAGATGCAAACAGAAAATATCAACTAATACTCACTGTAAACAGATGGTTAAAGATATTACATGTGGTGGCAGTGCATTGGAAGTGATAAATGCATAACATACATCCTGTGCTTGTAATGCTCGTGACCGTGACAGAACAATCAACACCAACGTCTTCGCATGTGATAAAGCTTGCGGAAGCGTGCAGTTGTTACTATCATCATATCTTGGAGGAGTATTCCAATCTCCAAATTCACCAGTGACTCCAACAAAAGCCTCGGTTAATAACGGCATACCCTCAAACACAGGATTCCGGTTCATACTAAAACGGTTTTGCTATATTTGTGTCGCCACAAAATCTCATCGATTATAGTCGATTTTTCAGCTCTCTGATTTGCTTTAGATTAGCACTGGATATTATGATTTGCGTATGCGTTGTTTGAGATCTGCGCCCGACTACCTGCAATCTATCATCAATGTATTACTGATCCAGAGCAAACACAAAGTAACGTGCTCAACTGATCGATGTATTACTGCCCAAGGTCCTATCATTAACGTGTTCAACTGAGCAAACAGGCAACTTTATTGctgtaattatatatttatacaaatttacacagtagttacaccccacttacatatgtaattttgaacttacatatgtaattttaggacttacattgtaaatacactaaaattacatatgtaat harbors:
- the LOC9269963 gene encoding F-box/LRR-repeat protein At3g58930 isoform X2, producing MRPGETGKRVKGSPSRSGGADEDRIGCLPDGVLHHILGFLPAPDAVRTCLLARRWRHLWKSATGLRISEGYGVEKLHDFVHHLLLLRGGAPLDTFELGSIDLAEGDNRSMNLWFRHALLCQVRVLRLNVFGLELHDLPFVSRHLVKLELRFVILMHSFLDFSSCPVLENLEIVSSELSDAKRISSQSLKHLNLTHCTFSENVRIRIDVPNLLSLWLQDYRCRTPVFEVMPLLVKAFVSVTGDSGDWLTCTSGNADSEECPHDDCELCYSNTNRMLLQALSQARSLMLVAQNQEFVFKRDMMRCPTFSNLKTLLLIDSFYVAFDLHGITCILRHSPVLEKLTLELFCQESEHILEMKGSYNQTERSSAIPEHLKSVVVKCGVIDERVTKVLKFLSTFNIRFSFE